Proteins encoded together in one Impatiens glandulifera chromosome 1, dImpGla2.1, whole genome shotgun sequence window:
- the LOC124922774 gene encoding protein NASP homolog 1-like: MAKGSTALDEKDFFEAAECFSRALEIRVANFGELDKERFNAYYFYGYALLRHVLDDGTTQVSNEGGTTQAESTCVSSDVENDESSDADDSATGLNEEENDEIEIDTDDTSNNDEDEDENELDLAWQILDFARVISETRPTQSMSNVYILCALGEVNCYRDDLKTSLEDYLKASQILESLVEPNLMDRARQYFNMGLCLEVAVIIKEATLFFDKALKCCCSVLPLLVSQLCSLSSPRITLSESGEEVLDTGTISHQSEHSNLISKIEKDIAQIRDYSIMLEYKLKELDEIQNTPKASLEEAINALSNKVRQVEENVSTSSTTTSTDLQVRHFGKLGGSVKKISAGMYSDSIKSGSSK; this comes from the exons ATGGCAAAGGGTTCTACTGCATTAGATGAAAAGGATTTTTTTGAAGCCGCCGAATGTTTCAGTCGCGCCCTAGAAATTCG GGTAGCTAATTTTGGAGAGCTTGATAAAGAAAGATTTAATGCATATTATTTCTATGGATATGCATTGCTACGTCATGTTCTAGATGATGGAACAACTCAAGTATCGAATGAAGGTGGTACTACTCAGGCCGAATCCACTTGTGTTTCTAGTGATGTGGAAAATGATGAGAGTTCTGATGCTGACGATAGTGCAACAG GTTTAAACGaggaagaaaatgatgaaattgaaattgatacTGATGATACATCTAATAACgatgaggatgaggatgaaAATGAGCTGGATTTGGCGTGGCAAATACTCGATTTTGCAAGGGTAATTTCTGAGACAAGACCAACTCAGTCCATGAGTAATGTGTATATTCTGTGTGCACTGGGTGAAGTTAATTGTTACAGAG ATGATCTCAAAACTAGCCTTGAGGATTATCTCAAGGCATCACAGATTTTGGAGAGTCTAGTTGAACCAAACTTAATGGATAGAGCTAGACA ATACTTTAATATGGGTTTGTGTCTTGAAGTGGCAGTGATCATAAAAGAAGCTACATTGTTTTTTGATAAAGCTCTAAAATGTTGCTGCTCTGTGTTACCGCTCCTTGTGAGTCAGTTATGTAGTTTGTCATCACCAAGAATAACTTTGTCTGAATCAGGTGAAGAAGTTCTTGACACTGGTACCATTTCACATCAATCTGAGCATTCAAATTTAATCAGTAAAATAGAGAAAGATATTGCCCAAATCCGTGACTACTCTATAATGCTGGAATATAAG TTGAAAGAACTTGATGAGATTCAGAATACACCTAAGGCTAGCCTTGAAGAAGCAATTAATGCATTATCTAACAAGGTGAGACAAGTTGAGGAGAATGTTTCCACCAGTAGTACTACTACTAGTACAGATCTCCAAGTAAGACACTTTGGGAAATTGGGTGGATCTGTGAAGAAGATTAGTGCTGGTATGTACTCAGATTCAATCAAATCAGGTTCCTCAAAATAA